One stretch of Streptomyces sp. A2-16 DNA includes these proteins:
- a CDS encoding ABC transporter permease — MTFVNWLKRHLVVIAGLITLGYLLLPNVVVTVFSFNKPKGRFNYQWQQFSLDAWKDPCGVADMCGSLSISLQIAFWATLGATALGTMIAFALVRYRFRARGAVNSLIFLPMAMPEVVMAASLLTLFLNMGAQLGFWTILIAHIMFCLSFVVTAVKARVMSMDPRLEQAAQDLYAGPFQTFVRVTLPIAAPGIAAGALLAFALSFDDFIITNFNAGSTVTFPMFVWGSAQRGTPVQINVIGTTMFLVAVLLVLTSMVIGNRRNKQKA; from the coding sequence ATGACCTTCGTCAACTGGCTCAAGCGCCATCTCGTCGTCATCGCCGGACTGATCACGCTCGGATATCTGCTGCTGCCGAACGTCGTCGTCACGGTGTTCTCCTTCAACAAGCCGAAGGGCCGCTTCAATTACCAGTGGCAGCAGTTCTCCCTGGACGCCTGGAAGGACCCCTGTGGGGTCGCCGACATGTGCGGCTCGCTGTCCATCAGCCTCCAGATCGCGTTCTGGGCGACGCTCGGCGCGACCGCCCTCGGCACGATGATCGCCTTCGCGCTGGTGCGCTACCGCTTCCGCGCCCGCGGCGCGGTGAACTCGCTGATCTTCCTGCCGATGGCGATGCCCGAGGTCGTCATGGCGGCCTCGCTGCTCACGCTGTTCCTCAACATGGGCGCGCAGCTGGGCTTCTGGACGATCCTCATCGCCCACATCATGTTCTGCCTGAGCTTCGTCGTGACGGCGGTCAAGGCGCGCGTGATGTCGATGGACCCGCGCCTGGAGCAGGCGGCCCAGGACCTGTACGCCGGGCCCTTCCAGACCTTCGTCCGGGTGACCCTGCCGATCGCCGCTCCAGGGATCGCGGCGGGCGCACTGCTCGCCTTCGCGCTCTCCTTCGACGATTTCATCATCACCAACTTCAACGCGGGCTCGACCGTCACCTTCCCCATGTTCGTCTGGGGCTCGGCACAGCGCGGAACACCCGTCCAGATCAACGTCATCGGAACGACCATGTTCCTCGTCGCCGTGCTCCTGGTCCTGACTTCGATGGTCATCGGCAACCGCCGCAACAAGCAAAAGGCATAG
- a CDS encoding FAD-dependent oxidoreductase — MAPSAMSRWTKALSEAQPVPYWLDDPGRPHPEPALTGAETCDLLVVGGGYSGLWTALNAKERDPERDVVLLEGREAGWAASGRNGGFCAASLTHGLPNGLTRWPDEIHKLQELGARNLDEIEKAVARHDLDCEFERTGEIDVATETYQAWELRDWYEELQEKGLADGVDFLDADAVREQVASPTFEAGLWDRRGVAMLNPAKLVWGLKRACLRLGVRIYEHTPALNLKPYGAGMAVRTPYGSVRARRVALGTNIFPNLVKRVRAYTVPVYDYALMTEPLSEEQLAEVGWKNRQGLGDSANQFHYFRLSADNRILWGGYDAVYPYGGRVRAEYDDRPETYAKLAGHFFSCFPQLEGLRFTHAWGGAIDTCSRFSAFYGTAHQGRVAYAAGYTGLGVGATRFGADVMLDLLAGESTERTALEMVRKKPLPFPPEPFAWTGIALTKWSLARADSHGGRRNLWLRTMDKLGLGFDS, encoded by the coding sequence ATGGCCCCGAGCGCCATGAGCCGTTGGACGAAGGCACTTTCCGAAGCACAGCCGGTGCCGTACTGGCTGGACGACCCCGGCAGGCCCCACCCCGAACCCGCCCTCACCGGCGCCGAGACCTGCGACCTGCTGGTCGTCGGCGGCGGCTACAGCGGGCTGTGGACCGCGCTCAACGCGAAGGAGCGCGACCCCGAGCGGGATGTCGTCCTGCTGGAGGGCCGAGAGGCGGGCTGGGCCGCCTCCGGTCGCAACGGCGGCTTCTGCGCCGCCTCCCTCACCCACGGTCTGCCCAACGGGCTGACCCGCTGGCCGGACGAGATCCACAAGCTCCAGGAGCTGGGCGCCCGCAACCTCGACGAGATCGAGAAGGCGGTCGCCCGGCACGACCTGGACTGCGAGTTCGAGCGCACCGGCGAGATCGACGTGGCGACCGAGACGTACCAGGCGTGGGAGCTGCGCGACTGGTACGAGGAACTCCAGGAGAAGGGCCTCGCCGACGGCGTCGACTTCCTCGACGCCGACGCGGTGCGCGAGCAGGTCGCCTCACCGACCTTCGAGGCGGGACTGTGGGACCGCCGGGGCGTGGCCATGCTCAACCCGGCCAAGCTCGTGTGGGGCCTGAAGCGGGCCTGCCTGCGACTCGGCGTCCGCATCTACGAGCACACACCCGCCCTGAACCTGAAGCCGTACGGCGCCGGCATGGCCGTCCGCACCCCGTACGGCTCCGTCCGGGCCCGGCGGGTCGCGCTCGGCACGAACATCTTCCCGAACCTGGTCAAGCGGGTGAGGGCGTACACCGTGCCGGTCTACGACTACGCGCTGATGACCGAGCCGCTGAGCGAGGAACAGCTCGCGGAGGTCGGCTGGAAGAACCGGCAGGGGCTCGGGGACTCGGCGAACCAGTTCCACTACTTCCGGCTCTCCGCCGACAACCGGATCCTGTGGGGCGGTTACGACGCGGTCTACCCGTACGGCGGCCGGGTGCGCGCCGAGTACGACGACCGGCCGGAGACCTACGCCAAGCTCGCCGGGCACTTCTTCAGCTGCTTCCCGCAGCTGGAGGGCCTCCGCTTCACGCACGCGTGGGGCGGCGCGATCGACACCTGCTCGCGGTTCTCCGCGTTCTACGGCACCGCCCACCAGGGCAGGGTGGCGTACGCGGCCGGCTACACGGGGCTCGGCGTCGGGGCGACCCGGTTCGGGGCGGACGTGATGCTGGACCTGCTGGCCGGGGAGAGCACCGAGCGGACCGCGCTGGAGATGGTCCGCAAGAAGCCGCTGCCCTTCCCGCCGGAGCCCTTCGCCTGGACCGGTATCGCCCTCACCAAGTGGTCGCTGGCCCGCGCCGACTCGCACGGCGGGCGGCGCAACCTGTGGCTGCGGACCATGGACAAGCTCGGGCTGGGATTCGACAGCTGA
- a CDS encoding phosphatase PAP2 family protein: protein MGDIRPGPPQLRPGRALAHTTGASGSGSPHRSDGRPPQTPRGGRPSDPIGRPGTTPPVPGRPAFLTLLLGIPALLFALITWQVVEDGPLLRVDERVSRALVHPDRFSAGLADLGNVEIAIPVLVAAILHSAWQARRAGTDRWWLPPTAAAVLMALVPALVVPLKELTDRPGTDVSPGTGYYPSGHTATAAVAYGAATLLVLPWLRTTRTRRALVIGYGLVVLGVSFGLVRRGWHWSLDVVGSWCLCTVLLLGFWLLLARHSRR from the coding sequence GTGGGCGACATCAGGCCGGGGCCTCCCCAGCTTCGACCTGGTCGTGCCCTCGCGCACACAACTGGAGCCTCCGGCTCCGGATCTCCTCACCGATCGGATGGTCGCCCGCCCCAAACCCCCCGGGGCGGCCGACCATCCGATCCGATCGGCCGCCCCGGAACCACCCCCCCTGTTCCGGGGCGGCCGGCCTTCCTCACCCTCCTTCTCGGAATTCCGGCCCTCCTCTTCGCCCTGATCACCTGGCAGGTCGTGGAGGACGGGCCGCTTCTGCGTGTCGACGAGCGGGTCAGCCGCGCACTGGTCCACCCGGACCGCTTCTCCGCGGGCCTGGCCGATCTGGGCAATGTCGAGATCGCGATCCCGGTCCTGGTCGCGGCCATCCTCCATTCGGCCTGGCAGGCCCGCCGCGCGGGTACGGACCGCTGGTGGCTGCCGCCCACCGCGGCCGCCGTCCTGATGGCACTGGTCCCGGCCCTGGTGGTCCCCCTGAAGGAACTCACCGACCGCCCGGGCACGGACGTCTCACCCGGGACCGGCTACTACCCCTCGGGCCACACCGCCACGGCCGCCGTCGCGTACGGCGCCGCCACCCTGCTCGTACTGCCCTGGCTGCGCACCACCCGCACCCGCCGCGCACTCGTCATCGGCTACGGCCTTGTCGTCCTCGGCGTCTCCTTCGGCCTGGTCCGCCGCGGCTGGCACTGGTCGCTGGACGTGGTGGGCAGCTGGTGCCTGTGCACGGTCCTGCTGCTGGGGTTCTGGCTCCTCCTGGCGCGGCACAGCCGCCGCTGA
- the gabT gene encoding 4-aminobutyrate--2-oxoglutarate transaminase — MTALPQERRVVTAIPGPKSQELQARRVAAVAQGVGSVLPVFTARAGGGIIEDVDGNRLIDFGSGIAVTSVGASAEAVVRRATQQLADFTHTCFMVTPYEGYVEVAEALAELTPGDHAKKSALFNSGAEAVENAVKIARAYTKRQAVVVFDHGYHGRTNLTMALTAKNMPYKHGFGPFAPEVYRVPVAYGYRWPTGPENAGPEAAAQAIDQITKQVGPENVAAIIIEPVLGEGGFIEPATGFLPAISEFAKDNGIVFVADEIQSGFCRTGQWFACEDEGIVPDLITTAKGIAGGLPLAAVTGRAEIMDAAHAGGLGGTYGGNPVACAGALGAIETMKELDLNARAKAIEATMKARLGAMAEKFDLIGDVRGRGAMIAIELVKDRTTKEPNPEATAALAKACHQEGLLVLTCGTYGNVLRFLPPLVIGEDLLNEGLDIIEQAFTRI; from the coding sequence ATGACCGCCCTTCCGCAGGAGCGCCGCGTCGTCACCGCCATCCCCGGACCCAAGTCGCAGGAGCTGCAGGCCCGCCGGGTCGCCGCGGTCGCGCAGGGTGTGGGGTCCGTGCTGCCCGTCTTCACGGCGCGCGCCGGCGGCGGGATCATCGAGGACGTCGACGGGAACCGGCTGATCGACTTCGGTTCGGGCATCGCCGTGACCTCCGTCGGCGCCTCCGCCGAGGCCGTCGTACGCCGGGCCACGCAGCAGCTCGCCGACTTCACCCACACCTGTTTCATGGTCACCCCCTACGAGGGCTACGTGGAGGTCGCCGAGGCCCTCGCCGAGCTCACCCCGGGTGACCACGCGAAGAAGAGCGCCCTGTTCAACTCCGGCGCCGAGGCCGTCGAGAACGCCGTGAAGATCGCGCGGGCGTACACCAAGCGGCAGGCCGTCGTCGTCTTCGACCACGGCTACCACGGGCGCACCAACCTCACCATGGCGCTGACCGCGAAGAACATGCCGTACAAGCACGGCTTCGGGCCCTTCGCGCCCGAGGTCTACCGCGTCCCCGTCGCCTACGGCTACCGCTGGCCCACCGGCCCCGAGAACGCCGGCCCCGAGGCCGCCGCCCAGGCCATCGACCAGATCACCAAGCAGGTCGGCCCGGAGAACGTCGCCGCGATCATCATCGAGCCGGTCCTCGGCGAGGGCGGCTTCATCGAGCCCGCGACGGGCTTCCTGCCCGCGATCAGCGAGTTCGCCAAGGACAACGGCATCGTCTTCGTCGCCGACGAGATCCAGTCCGGCTTCTGCCGCACCGGCCAGTGGTTCGCCTGCGAGGACGAGGGCATCGTCCCGGACCTGATCACCACCGCCAAGGGCATCGCCGGCGGCCTCCCGCTCGCCGCCGTCACCGGCCGCGCCGAGATCATGGACGCCGCCCACGCGGGCGGCCTGGGCGGCACCTACGGCGGCAACCCGGTCGCCTGCGCCGGTGCGCTGGGCGCCATCGAGACCATGAAGGAGCTCGACCTCAACGCGAGGGCGAAGGCGATCGAGGCCACCATGAAGGCCCGCCTCGGGGCCATGGCCGAGAAGTTCGACCTCATCGGGGACGTCCGCGGCCGCGGCGCCATGATCGCCATCGAGCTCGTCAAGGACCGTACGACCAAGGAGCCGAACCCGGAGGCGACCGCCGCGCTCGCCAAGGCCTGCCACCAGGAGGGCCTGCTGGTCCTGACCTGTGGCACCTACGGCAACGTGCTGCGCTTCCTGCCTCCGCTCGTCATCGGCGAGGACCTGCTCAACGAGGGCCTCGACATCATCGAGCAGGCCTTCACCCGTATCTGA
- a CDS encoding ATP-binding protein, which yields MDSDGTRDTRGTHASPVPRPAGPPAVPPRPAGAPGVPPMPDGSAFLTWLRTSRPEAAPGIWRFGHKARAGVEPEEIPTRQLVSGALIAFLVGWLVWSLLWNGYLGGWWLLPLYVMIPDSWTDPHSFGRVIISYVWYLVIALAIMVTVGRLGRWGEIWRRFGPPAWRRAVPAHEPPPAPEQDPAEYPQLRAAGAVDAAERLAAEARAGRMGDVDHARIVRAWQGVRGGRFSLATFSGAVLQDGAAACLHPSGHRDLPTRLARHDLLTGQVRLGTTADDARNPYAYRGTGLGLGTELLGTSLLAVGPAGSGKTGTVVRPIAESLCLHALAGRAAVVVIGAAGAGLGPADAYDVVVQIGNPESVYDLDLYGGTTDPDEAAAVLAEALVGDLAEPHQGGDTRRSTTVLAQLLGPFRAVHGRFPSVPELRQLLDGAPGPLAALRKGLEDSGQESLLRELDARERQMGNPGDVGGILADRVALLDRPAFAAFFDTSGQSRPFSLKALDHPVRVRIDLPQRGHADASRMLARLVLAQFTASVAVREDRSLFACLVVDDATGVVTPEAVRGVQRLRSGNAGVVLTLRTLDDVPRPLRGPLLGATGCRMALSGLTPWDGQDFAEVWGKEWIEARDVTDRQIIAETPAGKVLHAVRRVITGKAPTARAVTVRQVERERWSASELAHGVPPGHAVLSLTTVTGEHAPPLLVDLRG from the coding sequence ATGGACAGCGACGGGACGCGGGACACCCGGGGTACGCATGCGAGCCCTGTGCCACGTCCGGCGGGGCCCCCGGCCGTGCCGCCACGGCCTGCAGGAGCACCCGGTGTGCCGCCGATGCCTGACGGATCGGCCTTCCTGACCTGGCTGCGCACGTCCCGGCCGGAGGCGGCACCAGGCATCTGGCGGTTCGGGCACAAGGCGCGAGCCGGGGTGGAGCCCGAGGAGATTCCCACCCGGCAGTTGGTCAGCGGGGCGCTGATCGCGTTCCTGGTGGGCTGGCTGGTCTGGTCGTTGCTGTGGAACGGCTACCTCGGCGGTTGGTGGCTTCTGCCGCTCTACGTGATGATCCCGGACTCCTGGACGGATCCCCACTCCTTCGGCCGAGTGATCATCAGCTACGTCTGGTACCTGGTCATTGCCCTCGCAATCATGGTCACCGTTGGTCGCCTCGGTCGCTGGGGCGAGATCTGGCGCCGTTTCGGCCCCCCGGCCTGGCGTCGGGCCGTCCCCGCTCATGAGCCGCCGCCCGCTCCCGAGCAGGACCCCGCCGAATACCCCCAGCTCCGCGCCGCCGGTGCCGTCGATGCTGCTGAGCGGCTTGCTGCTGAGGCTCGGGCCGGGAGGATGGGGGATGTCGATCATGCTCGGATCGTGCGGGCCTGGCAGGGGGTGCGTGGGGGGCGGTTCAGTCTCGCCACGTTCAGCGGCGCCGTGCTCCAGGACGGTGCCGCCGCCTGTCTGCACCCCTCCGGCCACCGTGACCTGCCCACGCGGCTCGCTCGGCACGATCTGCTGACCGGGCAGGTGCGGCTGGGGACCACCGCCGACGACGCCCGCAATCCGTACGCGTACCGGGGGACAGGGCTGGGCCTCGGAACCGAGCTGCTCGGCACCTCGCTGCTCGCCGTCGGGCCTGCCGGGTCCGGGAAGACGGGTACCGTCGTCAGGCCGATCGCCGAGTCGTTGTGTCTGCACGCGCTCGCCGGGCGGGCCGCCGTCGTGGTGATCGGCGCCGCGGGCGCCGGGCTCGGACCGGCCGACGCCTACGACGTCGTCGTACAGATCGGGAATCCGGAGTCGGTGTACGACCTCGACCTGTACGGCGGGACGACCGATCCCGACGAGGCCGCGGCCGTGCTCGCGGAGGCGCTCGTCGGGGACCTCGCCGAGCCTCATCAGGGGGGCGACACCCGGCGGTCCACCACCGTCCTCGCCCAGCTCCTCGGACCGTTCCGCGCGGTCCACGGCCGCTTCCCCTCCGTACCTGAGCTGCGGCAGCTGCTGGACGGCGCGCCCGGGCCGCTGGCCGCGCTGCGCAAGGGCCTCGAGGACTCGGGGCAGGAGTCGCTGCTGCGGGAACTGGACGCGCGGGAGCGGCAGATGGGGAATCCGGGGGACGTGGGAGGCATTCTCGCGGACCGGGTCGCGCTGCTCGACCGGCCGGCCTTCGCCGCGTTCTTCGACACCTCGGGACAGTCGCGGCCGTTCTCGCTGAAGGCCCTCGACCATCCGGTCCGGGTCCGGATCGACCTGCCGCAGCGCGGGCACGCGGACGCCTCGCGGATGCTGGCCCGGCTGGTGCTCGCGCAGTTCACGGCGAGCGTCGCGGTGCGGGAGGACCGGTCGCTGTTCGCCTGTCTGGTCGTCGACGACGCCACCGGGGTCGTGACGCCGGAGGCCGTGCGGGGCGTCCAGCGGCTGCGGTCCGGCAACGCGGGGGTGGTGCTGACGCTGCGGACCCTGGACGACGTGCCGAGGCCGCTGCGCGGTCCGCTGCTCGGGGCCACCGGGTGCCGGATGGCGCTGTCCGGGCTCACCCCGTGGGACGGGCAGGACTTCGCCGAGGTGTGGGGCAAGGAGTGGATCGAGGCGCGGGACGTCACCGACCGGCAGATCATCGCCGAGACCCCGGCCGGCAAGGTGCTGCACGCGGTGCGCCGGGTCATCACGGGCAAGGCGCCGACCGCGCGGGCGGTGACCGTACGGCAGGTCGAGCGGGAGCGGTGGTCCGCGTCCGAGCTGGCGCACGGGGTGCCGCCCGGGCACGCGGTGCTGTCGCTGACCACGGTGACGGGCGAGCACGCGCCACCGCTGCTGGTGGATCTGCGGGGATGA